A region from the Tahibacter amnicola genome encodes:
- a CDS encoding patatin-like phospholipase family protein: MLVVQAASKPRKRTTRARIGLAVAGGGPIGGMYELGALRAIEEAVTGLDLTDLDVYVGVSSGAFLAAGLANLLDTAEMCRIFLTGQSDQARFHPEVFVRPAMFEYLRRAIHMPRMIVDWVGAVARNPLEFNVSDSLMRLGSLLPTGLFDNGAIESFLREMFTTHGRSNDFRELQRRLYVIAVELDSGREVRFGAPGHDDVPISVAIEASAALPGLYPPVKIGSKYYVDGALQRTLHASVALDQGADLVIGINPLVPFDAAQAHASGAAAPGSLIEGGLPAVLSQTFRTMLQSRMQASVSRYARHYDSADVVLFEPNADDVKMFFTNVFSYANRQQVAEHAYRSTLADLRARREVIEPILQRNGLAFDEAVMSDTHRTLHDGLAQPRPAGSPTTSRLRYALDELDGLIEKGRAASRQTRPQRSEPRKPARRRARKKPADES, from the coding sequence ATGCTCGTAGTCCAGGCCGCCAGCAAGCCGCGCAAGCGGACCACGCGGGCGCGAATCGGTTTAGCGGTCGCCGGTGGCGGCCCCATTGGCGGCATGTACGAGCTGGGCGCGCTGCGCGCCATCGAAGAGGCAGTCACGGGACTGGACCTGACTGACCTGGATGTCTACGTCGGTGTCAGTTCCGGCGCGTTCCTGGCGGCGGGCCTGGCCAACCTGCTCGACACCGCCGAGATGTGCCGGATCTTCCTCACCGGCCAGTCGGACCAGGCGCGATTCCACCCGGAAGTCTTCGTCCGGCCGGCGATGTTCGAGTACCTGCGTCGCGCCATCCACATGCCACGCATGATTGTCGACTGGGTTGGCGCAGTGGCGCGCAATCCGCTTGAATTCAACGTGTCCGATTCGTTGATGCGCCTGGGCAGCCTGCTGCCGACGGGCCTGTTCGACAACGGAGCGATCGAGTCCTTCCTGCGCGAGATGTTCACTACGCACGGTCGCAGCAACGACTTCCGCGAGCTCCAGCGACGCCTGTATGTCATCGCGGTCGAACTGGACAGCGGTCGCGAGGTGCGTTTCGGTGCGCCCGGCCACGATGACGTCCCGATCTCGGTGGCGATTGAAGCCAGCGCTGCCCTGCCGGGCCTCTACCCGCCGGTGAAGATCGGCTCCAAGTATTACGTCGACGGCGCATTGCAGCGCACCTTGCACGCCAGCGTCGCGCTTGACCAGGGCGCCGACCTGGTCATCGGCATCAATCCGCTGGTGCCCTTCGATGCCGCCCAGGCCCACGCCAGCGGCGCGGCCGCGCCGGGCAGCCTGATCGAAGGTGGCCTTCCCGCGGTGCTGTCGCAGACGTTCCGCACCATGCTGCAGTCGCGCATGCAAGCCAGTGTCTCGCGCTACGCGCGGCACTACGACAGTGCCGATGTGGTGCTGTTCGAGCCGAATGCGGATGACGTGAAAATGTTTTTTACCAACGTTTTCAGCTACGCCAACCGTCAGCAGGTGGCCGAGCATGCCTACCGCTCGACCCTGGCGGACCTGCGAGCCCGCCGCGAGGTGATCGAACCGATTCTGCAGCGCAACGGCCTGGCATTTGACGAGGCCGTGATGTCCGACACCCACCGCACCCTGCACGATGGCCTGGCCCAGCCCCGACCGGCCGGTTCACCGACGACCTCGCGCCTGCGCTATGCACTGGACGAGCTGGATGGGCTGATCGAGAAGGGGCGCGCCGCATCACGCCAGACACGCCCGCAGCGCAGCGAGCCACGCAAACCGGCACGCCGGCGCGCGCGCAAGAAACCGGCGGACGAATCCTGA
- a CDS encoding IS630 family transposase, which translates to MGRPISKLEISADERRELLAQLAVRKAPEDEKLRIRIVLACADGLGGEAIAKKYAVSEQTVSKWRRRYAAYRFAGLTDAPRPGRPRSVDDECVQAVIERTRKAKPTKATHWSVRSMSQASGVSATSVHRIWRAFGLKPHLTKTFKLSTDPHFVAKVRDIVGLYLAPPDRALVLCVDEKSQIQALNRTQPGLPMTFGKPATHTHDYQRHGTTSLFAALDVATGKVIGRLKRRHRSAEFLEFLNAIDRDAPKGLDIHLILDNYGTHKTEAVRSWFAQRPRYHLHFTPTSASWLNLVERFFSTLTTRWLKRGAHVSVADLERSIREYLHQHNQDPKPFTWRRTADQIIASVGRLGRAIS; encoded by the coding sequence ATGGGTCGACCGATCAGCAAGCTCGAGATCTCTGCCGATGAGCGGCGCGAATTGCTGGCGCAGCTGGCAGTACGCAAAGCGCCCGAAGACGAAAAGCTTCGGATTCGAATCGTGCTGGCGTGCGCAGATGGGCTTGGTGGGGAAGCGATTGCGAAGAAGTACGCTGTCTCGGAGCAGACGGTATCGAAGTGGCGCCGTCGCTACGCGGCGTATCGTTTTGCCGGGCTTACCGATGCCCCGCGTCCTGGTCGTCCGCGTTCGGTCGACGATGAGTGCGTGCAGGCAGTGATCGAACGCACCCGCAAAGCCAAACCCACGAAAGCCACGCATTGGAGCGTGCGTTCGATGAGCCAGGCCAGCGGCGTATCGGCGACTTCCGTGCATCGGATCTGGCGTGCGTTCGGCTTGAAGCCACATCTGACCAAGACCTTCAAGCTGTCGACCGATCCGCACTTCGTGGCCAAGGTGCGTGACATTGTGGGTTTGTATCTGGCGCCACCTGACCGGGCTTTGGTGCTGTGTGTGGATGAGAAGAGCCAGATTCAGGCGCTCAACCGCACGCAGCCTGGCCTGCCGATGACTTTCGGCAAGCCGGCAACGCATACGCATGACTACCAGCGCCACGGCACCACTTCGCTCTTCGCTGCCCTGGATGTGGCTACCGGCAAGGTGATTGGCCGCCTCAAGCGCCGCCATCGCAGTGCCGAGTTTCTCGAGTTCCTCAATGCCATCGACCGCGATGCGCCGAAAGGTCTCGACATCCATCTCATCCTCGACAACTACGGCACGCACAAGACCGAGGCGGTGCGTAGCTGGTTCGCTCAGCGTCCGCGCTACCACCTGCACTTCACCCCGACATCGGCTTCATGGCTCAACCTCGTGGAGCGCTTCTTCTCCACGTTGACCACGCGCTGGCTCAAGCGTGGCGCACACGTGAGCGTCGCCGACCTCGAACGATCCATTCGCGAATACCTGCACCAACACAACCAAGATCCAAAGCCTTTCACTTGGCGACGCACTGCCGACCAGATCATCGCGAGTGTCGGTCGGCTGGGGCGCGCAATTAGTTAA
- a CDS encoding phospholipase D-like domain-containing protein — translation MTSSPTPSTPPATPLRRMAEQAFSRAAGAPLIGGNQVELLIDAEDHFEAWLAAIASARRSIFLENYIIRDDPVGRRLRDALARRAAAGVAVFVMRDWLGCLGQDSTRYWAPLVEAGGCVRTFNAPRLSSPVGWISRDHRKLLVIDNTLGFISGVCVSAKWLGDASSDTPPWRDTGVSVRGPAVAELSAAFADLWAKDNPPVPGHLLEPVPDVAGDMDVRVIATVPSTAGLFRLDQLIAAMARRRLWISDAYFVGLPPYVAALAAAARDGVDVRLLVPGASDIPVVARLSRAGYRPLLEAGIRVFEWNGSMMHAKTAVADSLWARVGSSNLNIASWMGNCEIDLAIEDRAFAQKMEEQFVRDLEQSTEIVLKPARQAKRQRRRRARGHDSGSGRAAASVMRLAHSVGAALGNQRVLGRAEAGALPWASLVLFAFSMIAILWPRVVAWPLAATFGLIGLSLFARFLMTRRATQLPASAATPAPPTVAPKS, via the coding sequence ATGACGTCCTCGCCAACGCCATCAACGCCCCCTGCCACGCCCCTGCGGCGCATGGCCGAGCAGGCATTCAGCCGAGCCGCCGGCGCGCCCTTGATCGGCGGCAACCAGGTCGAGCTGCTGATCGACGCGGAAGATCATTTCGAAGCCTGGCTCGCCGCGATTGCGTCCGCGCGCCGCAGTATCTTCCTGGAAAATTACATCATTCGGGACGATCCGGTCGGCCGCCGCCTGCGCGATGCGCTGGCCCGGCGCGCCGCGGCCGGCGTCGCGGTCTTCGTGATGCGCGACTGGCTGGGCTGTCTGGGCCAGGACAGCACCCGCTACTGGGCACCGCTGGTTGAGGCCGGCGGATGCGTGCGCACCTTCAACGCACCGCGATTGAGCAGCCCGGTCGGCTGGATCAGCCGCGACCATCGCAAGCTGCTGGTGATCGACAACACCCTCGGCTTCATCTCCGGCGTCTGCGTCTCTGCCAAGTGGCTGGGAGACGCCAGCTCCGATACGCCGCCCTGGCGCGATACGGGAGTTTCCGTACGAGGGCCCGCAGTTGCCGAGCTCTCGGCCGCTTTTGCCGATCTTTGGGCCAAGGACAACCCGCCCGTGCCCGGTCACTTGCTGGAGCCGGTGCCGGACGTCGCGGGCGACATGGACGTGCGGGTGATCGCCACGGTGCCCAGCACTGCCGGCCTGTTTCGTCTCGATCAGCTCATCGCCGCCATGGCGCGGCGGCGCCTGTGGATTTCGGACGCGTACTTCGTGGGGCTGCCGCCTTACGTGGCGGCCCTGGCGGCCGCGGCACGCGACGGCGTCGACGTGCGCCTGCTGGTTCCCGGCGCCAGTGACATCCCCGTCGTTGCGCGATTGTCGCGGGCCGGGTATCGCCCGCTGCTCGAGGCGGGCATCCGCGTTTTCGAGTGGAATGGCTCGATGATGCACGCCAAGACAGCCGTCGCCGATTCGCTCTGGGCGCGGGTGGGGTCGAGCAACCTCAACATCGCCAGCTGGATGGGCAACTGCGAGATTGACCTGGCGATCGAAGACCGCGCCTTCGCGCAGAAGATGGAAGAGCAATTCGTGCGCGACCTGGAGCAGTCAACGGAAATCGTCCTCAAGCCGGCGCGGCAGGCCAAACGACAGCGGCGGCGCAGGGCGCGCGGGCACGACAGTGGCTCCGGACGCGCCGCCGCAAGCGTGATGCGCCTGGCCCACAGCGTCGGCGCCGCGCTGGGCAACCAGCGGGTGCTCGGGCGCGCCGAGGCTGGCGCCCTGCCCTGGGCCAGCCTGGTGCTATTTGCCTTTTCCATGATTGCCATTCTCTGGCCGCGCGTGGTGGCCTGGCCGCTCGCAGCGACGTTCGGGTTGATCGGGCTGAGCCTTTTTGCGCGTTTCCTCATGACGCGACGTGCGACACAATTGCCGGCTTCCGCCGCCACGCCGGCGCCGCCGACCGTCGCCCCCAAATCATGA
- a CDS encoding phasin family protein, whose protein sequence is MSKPKLKSKAKPAPQPADNLGKSIMESAQQIWLAGLGAFAKAQEEGSRLFENLVKEGLNLEKKTRKIAVGKADEVRGAVESGVSQVKERTQETWDKLEKVFEDRVSRALGRLGVPGRRELAELSARVEELSREIRKLNSRGSSPAPAKKATRKASNSARARAPGAEVN, encoded by the coding sequence ATGAGCAAGCCGAAACTCAAGTCGAAGGCCAAGCCGGCCCCCCAGCCCGCGGACAACCTCGGTAAATCCATCATGGAATCGGCCCAGCAGATCTGGCTGGCCGGCCTGGGTGCTTTCGCCAAGGCACAGGAAGAAGGTTCCCGCCTGTTCGAGAACCTGGTCAAGGAAGGCCTCAACCTGGAGAAGAAAACGCGCAAGATTGCCGTCGGCAAGGCCGACGAAGTGCGCGGCGCGGTTGAATCGGGCGTCAGCCAGGTCAAGGAACGCACCCAGGAAACCTGGGACAAGCTGGAAAAGGTCTTCGAAGATCGCGTGTCGCGGGCGCTGGGTCGCCTGGGTGTTCCCGGTCGTCGCGAATTGGCCGAGCTGTCTGCCCGCGTCGAAGAACTCTCGCGCGAGATCCGCAAGCTCAACAGCCGCGGCTCCAGCCCGGCGCCGGCGAAGAAGGCGACACGCAAAGCTTCCAACAGCGCGCGGGCGCGGGCCCCGGGCGCCGAAGTGAATTAA
- a CDS encoding response regulator — translation MSAPERALRQRLDTFVGEWRTHLGQSWDSGRAGLLHEELERISEEAENLGVADIADPALELTVFLCSFAATGATPSAAQRQAMATMIDQLAPPPAKEVARPVKRAPVADIRGTAFYLCPPGREIEGLPPYLGSQRYVVRPFSAPEAMVSAFAEATPDLLLVEDSYVPQLHNVLEALARTREAHREPPVCIVLAEAADAARMLFAQRAGADAVVSSRDPVAIFARMEEALEQRRNLGYRVLVVEDDPAQAKFCESILRHRGISTKVCPDVASVIPTLRTFNADLVLLDFYLPDGNGIEVAQSIRQEPGFAFLPIVFLSGEQDLDRRFDAISMGGDDFILKPVKPRHLLMSVDSRVRRARALATSTGSNRGERRGILSGREVFVQELQNLIDKAGESCSALVYIGVDDIEALRERISFVDVSTLSQQLAAALASDLPFARPLCAYGEFAFLAIAQKEDELAMRDALTAARERLVARTWLSSDDPLNLTFTLTAQRITTISRVEQMIRRLRQSTLTAQASGGNCVLLELRDTTVASEDPRVRLVRAILRTPADTATTVLEYQPLVPLTGNLTEQYIARMRLKPPRTSQAILIDADEYLPLARSQGLLTQADRRQVRLALRSIQAAAAGKPDLRVFLRLSSEALTDSSFAPWLATELRSQNLQPGVVALEFSVLDLLDSAPSDNAIETLQRVGSRLCLRMDDDSERAQRWLSHTSFGLLQFNRPAPVAKGSPWSGLANNFARSKSMGKIIIASGVDDVQDIGEVLKLGAHYASGAVLCDWLVDFHFDFAQAVL, via the coding sequence ATGAGCGCGCCAGAACGCGCCCTGCGCCAGCGCCTCGACACATTTGTCGGCGAATGGCGCACGCACCTGGGGCAATCCTGGGACAGCGGTCGAGCCGGCTTGCTCCATGAAGAGCTCGAACGCATATCCGAGGAAGCCGAAAATCTCGGCGTTGCCGATATCGCGGATCCGGCCCTCGAACTGACGGTCTTCCTGTGCTCCTTTGCAGCCACCGGTGCAACGCCGAGCGCGGCGCAACGCCAGGCGATGGCGACGATGATCGACCAGCTCGCACCGCCGCCGGCCAAGGAGGTGGCGCGGCCGGTCAAGCGTGCGCCCGTGGCCGACATCCGCGGCACGGCGTTCTACCTGTGTCCGCCGGGACGTGAGATTGAGGGCTTGCCGCCCTACCTGGGCTCCCAGCGGTATGTGGTGCGCCCCTTCAGTGCGCCTGAGGCCATGGTGTCGGCCTTTGCCGAGGCCACGCCCGACTTGCTGCTGGTCGAAGACAGCTACGTACCGCAGCTGCACAACGTGCTCGAAGCGCTCGCCCGCACCCGCGAGGCGCATCGTGAACCGCCTGTCTGCATCGTGCTGGCCGAAGCGGCGGATGCGGCGCGGATGCTGTTCGCCCAGCGCGCCGGTGCCGATGCGGTCGTCTCCAGCCGCGACCCGGTGGCAATTTTCGCGCGCATGGAGGAAGCGCTGGAGCAGCGACGCAACCTGGGATATCGCGTGCTGGTGGTCGAGGACGACCCGGCCCAGGCCAAATTCTGCGAATCGATCCTGCGCCACCGGGGCATCTCCACCAAGGTCTGCCCGGACGTCGCCAGCGTGATTCCCACCCTGCGCACCTTCAATGCCGACCTGGTGCTGCTGGATTTCTACCTGCCTGACGGCAACGGTATTGAAGTGGCGCAAAGCATCCGCCAGGAGCCGGGATTCGCCTTCCTGCCGATCGTGTTCCTGTCCGGCGAGCAGGACCTGGATCGCCGATTCGATGCCATTTCCATGGGCGGAGACGATTTCATCCTCAAGCCGGTGAAGCCGCGCCACCTGCTGATGAGCGTGGACAGTCGCGTCCGCCGCGCGCGTGCGCTGGCCACATCCACCGGCTCCAACCGCGGCGAGCGTCGCGGCATCCTGAGTGGCCGCGAAGTTTTCGTGCAGGAATTGCAGAACCTGATCGACAAGGCCGGCGAATCGTGTTCGGCGCTGGTGTATATCGGCGTCGACGATATCGAGGCCCTGCGCGAACGGATCAGTTTTGTGGATGTATCCACCTTGTCGCAGCAGCTGGCCGCGGCGCTGGCTTCCGACCTGCCGTTCGCCCGTCCACTGTGCGCCTACGGCGAATTTGCTTTTCTGGCCATTGCACAGAAGGAAGACGAACTGGCGATGCGCGATGCGCTGACCGCTGCGCGCGAGCGGCTGGTCGCGCGAACGTGGCTGTCTTCCGACGATCCACTCAACCTGACCTTTACGCTGACCGCGCAACGCATCACCACGATCTCGCGGGTGGAACAGATGATCCGCCGCCTGCGCCAGAGCACGCTGACCGCTCAGGCATCGGGCGGCAACTGCGTATTGCTGGAACTGCGCGACACCACGGTTGCCAGCGAAGATCCCCGCGTCCGTCTGGTCCGCGCGATCCTGCGAACGCCGGCCGATACGGCGACGACAGTGCTCGAATACCAGCCGCTCGTCCCGTTGACCGGCAACCTGACCGAGCAGTACATCGCCCGCATGCGGCTCAAGCCGCCGCGCACGTCGCAGGCCATTCTCATCGACGCGGATGAATACCTGCCGCTGGCGCGGTCGCAGGGGCTGCTCACGCAGGCGGATCGGCGTCAGGTCCGTCTGGCCTTGCGTTCCATCCAGGCAGCGGCGGCCGGCAAGCCGGATCTTCGTGTGTTCCTCCGCCTTTCGTCCGAAGCGCTGACCGATTCCTCCTTCGCGCCCTGGCTGGCGACGGAATTGCGCTCGCAGAATCTGCAGCCCGGCGTCGTGGCATTGGAATTCAGCGTCCTGGACCTGCTCGATAGCGCACCGTCCGACAACGCCATCGAGACCTTGCAGCGGGTCGGTTCGCGTCTGTGCCTGCGCATGGACGACGACTCGGAGCGTGCGCAGCGCTGGTTGTCACACACGTCGTTCGGGTTGCTTCAGTTCAACCGTCCAGCGCCGGTGGCCAAGGGGTCGCCCTGGTCCGGACTTGCCAACAACTTCGCGCGCTCCAAGTCCATGGGGAAGATCATCATCGCCAGCGGCGTTGACGACGTGCAGGATATCGGCGAAGTGCTCAAGCTCGGCGCCCACTACGCCAGCGGCGCCGTATTGTGCGACTGGCTGGTGGATTTCCACTTCGACTTCGCCCAGGCGGTGCTCTAG
- a CDS encoding IS5 family transposase, giving the protein MRTPDVQQLGLFSYVSVEARVPPDHPIRQLRELVDGILANMDELFESRYARIGRPSIPPERLLRASLLQVVYSVRSERLLMEQLDYNLLFRWFVGLNIDDRVWDHSTFSFNRDRLFDEEIAQRFFDHTVLVAQLKQLVSNEHFSVDGTLLEAWASHKSFRPKDGDGSDDSGNFHGQKRSNETHESTTDPDARLMRKGAGKEAKLCYQASTLMENRNGLLVGVDVRHATGTSERESGLLLVDEMLLGAGCTLGADKAYDTHAFVAALKERGIKPHVAQNNSHRRSAVDGRTASSKGYAISQRVRKKIEQGFGWVKTIGELRKLTRVGLPAVRAWVTWTFAAYNLIRIGGIQGWWNPSPT; this is encoded by the coding sequence ATGCGAACACCGGACGTTCAGCAACTCGGATTGTTCTCCTACGTATCGGTCGAGGCACGCGTTCCGCCGGATCATCCCATTCGTCAGTTGCGGGAATTGGTTGACGGAATCTTGGCAAATATGGACGAACTATTCGAGTCGCGTTATGCCAGGATCGGGCGGCCGTCCATTCCGCCGGAACGGTTGCTTCGTGCATCGCTGTTGCAGGTCGTGTACAGCGTACGCAGCGAGCGACTGCTGATGGAACAGCTGGACTACAACCTTCTGTTTCGCTGGTTTGTTGGCCTGAATATCGACGATCGAGTATGGGACCATTCCACCTTCTCGTTCAATCGAGATCGGTTGTTCGATGAAGAGATCGCCCAACGATTTTTCGATCACACCGTGTTGGTGGCGCAGCTCAAACAGCTGGTGAGTAACGAGCACTTTTCGGTGGACGGAACACTGTTGGAGGCTTGGGCCTCTCACAAAAGCTTTCGCCCGAAGGACGGCGACGGTAGCGATGACAGCGGAAACTTTCACGGTCAAAAGCGCAGTAACGAAACACACGAATCTACGACGGATCCCGACGCACGCTTGATGCGCAAAGGTGCTGGCAAGGAAGCCAAGCTGTGCTACCAAGCCAGCACATTGATGGAGAACCGGAACGGTCTGCTGGTGGGAGTTGATGTACGCCATGCGACTGGGACATCCGAGCGAGAAAGCGGCCTGTTGCTGGTCGACGAAATGCTCCTGGGCGCCGGATGCACATTGGGTGCAGACAAAGCCTATGACACTCATGCTTTCGTAGCCGCGTTGAAGGAGCGTGGTATCAAGCCTCACGTTGCCCAGAACAATAGCCACCGTCGAAGTGCAGTTGACGGACGCACCGCATCAAGCAAGGGATACGCGATCAGCCAGCGGGTTCGAAAGAAGATCGAGCAAGGATTTGGTTGGGTCAAGACCATCGGTGAACTTCGAAAGCTGACTCGCGTGGGACTTCCGGCTGTACGCGCATGGGTTACTTGGACATTCGCCGCCTACAACTTGATCCGCATCGGCGGCATCCAAGGATGGTGGAATCCTTCGCCGACGTAG
- the xseA gene encoding exodeoxyribonuclease VII large subunit, whose protein sequence is MTEDRLDYVAERDVLTPSLLTRRARDLLERGFGLVWLEGEISNLSRPSSGHLYFSLKDSGAQVRCAMFKPKSTWLKFRPVDGLHVVARARVSLYEARGEFQLIVESLEEAGEGALQREFERLKALLAAEGLFDTARKRRLPDVVRHIAVVTSPSGAAVRDVLSVLGRRYPLAQVDIIPVPVQGKEAPPAIVAALAALSRRAIHDVVLVTRGGGSIEDLWAFNDEMVARAISQCRIPVVSAIGHEVDFTIADFVADLRAPTPSAAAELLVPDIQEISRSLRERFERLGKALLRLRQDLAQRIDRLFSRLETRSPQARLALGRSRLDGLRRRMDHALVQQRHHLARELAALSTRLGRQHPQLRLARDSTRARDGFELMRRTLETQLVRQRARLTELGRTLHAVSPLATLGRGYAILLDGADGHVLRSVGDVRAAPTVTARLHDGAVTLRVDGLAP, encoded by the coding sequence ATGACCGAAGATCGCCTCGACTACGTCGCCGAGCGGGACGTCCTGACGCCGTCGCTGCTCACCCGCCGTGCCCGCGACCTGCTCGAACGCGGTTTCGGCCTGGTCTGGCTGGAAGGCGAAATCTCCAATCTGTCGCGGCCGTCATCGGGTCATCTGTATTTCAGCCTGAAGGACAGTGGCGCGCAGGTTCGCTGCGCGATGTTCAAGCCCAAGAGCACCTGGCTGAAATTTCGCCCCGTCGACGGCCTGCATGTGGTCGCCCGGGCCCGCGTAAGCCTGTATGAGGCCCGCGGCGAATTCCAGCTGATCGTCGAGAGCCTGGAAGAAGCCGGCGAAGGCGCCCTGCAGCGCGAGTTCGAACGGCTGAAGGCACTCCTGGCTGCCGAAGGACTGTTCGACACGGCGCGCAAACGCCGCCTGCCGGACGTGGTGCGCCACATCGCGGTGGTCACCTCGCCATCCGGCGCGGCGGTTCGCGACGTGCTGAGCGTGCTCGGCCGGCGCTATCCGCTGGCACAGGTCGATATCATTCCGGTTCCCGTGCAAGGCAAGGAAGCGCCGCCGGCCATCGTGGCAGCCCTTGCAGCCCTCAGTCGGCGGGCCATCCACGATGTCGTGCTGGTGACGCGCGGCGGCGGTTCGATCGAAGATCTGTGGGCCTTCAACGACGAAATGGTGGCACGCGCCATCAGCCAGTGCCGCATTCCGGTGGTGTCCGCGATCGGGCACGAAGTGGATTTCACGATTGCCGATTTCGTCGCCGACCTGCGCGCACCAACGCCCTCGGCCGCTGCCGAGCTGCTGGTGCCGGACATCCAGGAGATCAGCCGCTCGCTGCGGGAACGCTTCGAACGCCTGGGCAAGGCGTTGCTGCGACTGCGCCAGGACCTGGCGCAGCGGATCGACCGGCTGTTCTCGCGACTGGAGACGCGCAGCCCTCAGGCGCGCCTGGCGCTGGGTCGAAGCCGGCTCGATGGCCTGCGCCGCCGCATGGATCACGCGCTGGTCCAGCAGCGGCATCACCTGGCACGTGAGCTGGCTGCATTGTCGACGCGCCTGGGTCGCCAGCATCCCCAGCTGCGCCTGGCGCGCGACTCGACGCGCGCGCGCGACGGATTCGAGCTGATGCGGCGCACGCTGGAAACACAACTGGTGCGCCAACGCGCTCGACTGACCGAGCTGGGGCGCACCCTGCATGCGGTCAGTCCGCTCGCGACACTCGGACGCGGCTATGCCATCCTGCTCGACGGCGCAGACGGCCACGTCTTGCGCAGCGTCGGGGATGTGCGCGCGGCACCGACAGTGACAGCGCGCCTGCACGACGGTGCGGTCACGCTGCGGGTGGACGGGCTGGCGCCCTAG
- a CDS encoding zinc-binding dehydrogenase yields the protein MRCIVIDRPGGYDALKLVEKPDPVPGPGEVLIAVSAAGVNYADGIIRMGLYESAKRLHGYPITPGFEVAGTIAGVGPDVHDYALGDRVIALTLFGGYTDRLCVNTDRVFRLPTHMDFVHGAALPAVFLTAWFLVHELIHPRRGDTWLVHSAAGGVGSALAQLGNAAGCRVVGVVGNTHKRAAAIGAGCDAVIDKSMENLWQRARAFAPEGYQAVFDANGVSTLRASYGHLAPAGKLAIYGFASMLPRNGRINWLRLAWDWLRTPRFNPLKMTQDNRSVVAANLSFLTQQSERLRTGMEWLLARFENGELIAPPVSTFPLGAAASAQRAIESGSTVGKLVLVCETPRGDAQA from the coding sequence ATGAGATGTATCGTCATTGACCGCCCCGGGGGCTACGACGCACTGAAACTGGTCGAGAAACCCGACCCGGTGCCCGGTCCGGGTGAGGTCCTGATCGCGGTGAGCGCAGCCGGTGTCAACTACGCCGACGGCATTATCCGCATGGGTCTGTACGAATCAGCCAAGCGGCTGCACGGCTACCCCATCACACCGGGCTTTGAAGTGGCCGGCACCATCGCCGGCGTCGGCCCGGATGTGCACGATTACGCATTAGGTGATCGCGTGATCGCGCTGACCCTGTTCGGCGGCTACACCGACCGCCTCTGCGTCAACACCGATCGCGTCTTTCGCCTGCCCACGCACATGGATTTCGTCCACGGCGCCGCGCTGCCCGCCGTGTTCCTGACAGCCTGGTTCCTGGTCCATGAACTGATCCATCCGCGCCGCGGCGACACCTGGCTCGTTCACTCGGCAGCCGGTGGCGTGGGCAGCGCGCTCGCACAGCTGGGTAATGCGGCCGGCTGCCGCGTCGTCGGCGTCGTGGGCAACACCCACAAGCGCGCTGCCGCCATTGGTGCCGGTTGTGACGCCGTCATCGACAAGTCCATGGAAAACCTGTGGCAACGCGCCCGGGCATTTGCACCGGAGGGGTACCAGGCAGTCTTTGACGCCAACGGCGTGAGCACACTGCGGGCGAGCTACGGACATCTGGCACCCGCCGGCAAGCTGGCCATCTACGGCTTTGCCTCGATGCTGCCGCGCAATGGCCGCATCAACTGGCTGCGCCTGGCCTGGGACTGGCTGCGCACCCCGCGCTTCAATCCCCTGAAGATGACGCAGGACAACCGCAGCGTTGTCGCGGCGAATCTCAGTTTCCTCACCCAGCAGAGCGAGCGCCTGCGCACCGGCATGGAGTGGCTGCTGGCGCGCTTTGAGAATGGCGAGCTGATTGCTCCGCCCGTCTCCACCTTTCCGCTGGGCGCCGCCGCGTCGGCGCAGCGCGCCATCGAATCCGGTTCGACCGTCGGCAAGCTCGTACTGGTGTGTGAAACGCCGCGCGGCGACGCACAGGCCTAG